A section of the Deinococcus taeanensis genome encodes:
- a CDS encoding DUF885 domain-containing protein, with translation MTDRIAERYVRLAHAIDAHSDGFIDGYGGPREWAVREKRDPAALQQDAQALLADVAGVAEPERRAWLEVQVRAMHTMARLLAGEALPYEAEVRGLYDIEPRRADLAQLDGALAELERVLPGSGTLAEREEALRGRLAVPRGDILRVAQPILTELRARVAGVFGLPDGEDFRIGLVNDKPWSGYNWPLGNLKSRIDINTDLPVVLPALPDLMAHEGYPGHHTEHATKEARLVRERGWAEHSVQLINAPECVVSEGIAVNALRAVMPRGEVEAWLTGELSAVAGVNPEDVQVFLAAGEAKKALTSVSGEAAMRLHADGAPESEVLEFLRTYALASEARAAQSLRFLQNPNFRAYIFTYAVGGDLVRAALERGGTAAYARLLREPVTPGQLRA, from the coding sequence ATGACAGACAGGATCGCGGAACGGTACGTTCGGCTGGCGCACGCCATCGACGCGCATTCAGACGGTTTCATTGATGGGTACGGCGGGCCGCGCGAGTGGGCGGTGCGGGAGAAGCGCGACCCGGCCGCGTTGCAGCAGGACGCGCAGGCGCTGCTGGCGGACGTGGCCGGTGTCGCCGAACCGGAGCGGCGCGCGTGGCTGGAGGTGCAGGTGCGCGCGATGCACACCATGGCGCGCCTGCTGGCCGGGGAGGCGCTGCCGTACGAGGCGGAGGTCCGTGGACTGTACGACATCGAACCCAGGCGGGCGGACCTCGCGCAGCTGGACGGCGCACTGGCCGAACTGGAGCGCGTGCTTCCCGGCAGCGGGACCCTGGCCGAGCGTGAGGAGGCGCTGCGCGGGCGGCTGGCCGTGCCACGCGGCGACATTCTGCGGGTGGCGCAGCCGATCCTGACCGAGTTGCGCGCGCGGGTCGCGGGGGTCTTCGGATTGCCGGACGGTGAGGATTTCAGGATAGGGCTGGTGAACGACAAACCCTGGAGCGGGTACAACTGGCCGCTGGGGAACCTGAAGAGCCGCATTGACATCAACACGGACCTGCCGGTGGTGCTGCCGGCCCTGCCCGACCTGATGGCGCATGAGGGGTACCCGGGGCACCACACGGAGCACGCCACGAAAGAAGCGCGCCTGGTGCGGGAGCGCGGGTGGGCGGAGCACAGCGTCCAGCTGATCAATGCGCCGGAGTGCGTGGTATCTGAAGGCATCGCCGTGAACGCGCTGCGGGCGGTGATGCCCCGCGGGGAGGTGGAGGCGTGGCTGACCGGTGAGCTGTCAGCGGTGGCGGGCGTGAACCCGGAAGACGTGCAGGTGTTCCTCGCGGCGGGCGAAGCGAAGAAGGCCCTGACCAGCGTGAGCGGCGAGGCGGCCATGCGGCTGCACGCGGACGGCGCGCCGGAGAGCGAGGTGCTGGAGTTCCTGCGGACGTACGCCCTGGCGAGTGAGGCCCGCGCGGCGCAGTCGCTGCGTTTTCTTCAGAACCCGAACTTCCGGGCGTACATCTTCACGTACGCGGTGGGGGGGGATCTGGTGCGTGCGGCACTGGAGCGCGGCGGCACGGCGGCCTACGCGCGGCTGTTGCGTGAACCGGTCACGCCGGGTCAGCTGCGCGCCTGA
- a CDS encoding aldo/keto reductase family protein → MEYRNLGRSGLKVSEVALGGWETYGINQDASSMVREIVTAAYDGGVNFFDQADVYARGRSEELMGAALREFPRHTLVISSKVYWPMSDDVNDRGLSRKHVLHSIDASLKRLGTDHLDIYFAHRYDPDVPMEEIVMAFDQVIRDGKALYWGTSMWPAARIAQAVEFARANGLHAPVTEQPEYSMIRRDRVENEILPYTESAGVGLVVWSPLAMGLLTGKYDTGRPEGARLTEKDNWGKNFLTEDNIQKVRDLKSIADDLGITRAQLALAWILRQKGVSSVITGATKVQQIEDTVKAAGVRLSSDVIEQIEGVLTR, encoded by the coding sequence ATGGAATACCGGAACCTCGGCAGAAGCGGTCTGAAAGTCAGCGAAGTGGCCCTGGGCGGCTGGGAAACGTACGGCATCAACCAGGACGCCTCCAGCATGGTCCGCGAAATCGTGACCGCCGCCTACGACGGCGGCGTGAACTTCTTCGATCAGGCCGACGTGTACGCCCGCGGGCGCAGCGAGGAACTCATGGGGGCCGCGCTGCGCGAATTCCCCCGGCACACCCTGGTGATCAGCTCCAAGGTCTACTGGCCCATGAGTGACGACGTGAACGACCGCGGCCTCAGCCGCAAGCACGTTCTGCACAGCATCGACGCCAGCCTCAAGCGCCTGGGCACCGACCACCTCGACATCTACTTCGCGCACCGTTACGACCCGGACGTGCCCATGGAGGAGATCGTCATGGCCTTCGACCAGGTGATCCGCGACGGCAAGGCCCTGTACTGGGGCACCAGCATGTGGCCCGCCGCCCGGATCGCCCAGGCCGTCGAATTCGCCCGCGCCAACGGCCTGCACGCTCCCGTCACCGAGCAGCCCGAGTACTCCATGATCCGCCGTGACCGCGTCGAGAACGAGATCCTGCCCTACACCGAAAGTGCCGGCGTGGGCCTCGTCGTGTGGAGCCCGCTCGCCATGGGCCTCCTGACCGGCAAGTACGACACCGGCCGCCCCGAAGGCGCCCGCCTCACCGAGAAGGACAACTGGGGCAAGAACTTCCTGACCGAGGACAACATCCAGAAGGTCCGCGACCTGAAATCCATCGCCGACGACCTCGGCATCACCCGCGCGCAACTGGCCCTCGCCTGGATCCTGCGTCAGAAAGGCGTGAGCAGCGTCATCACCGGCGCCACGAAAGTTCAGCAGATCGAAGACACCGTGAAGGCCGCCGGCGTGCGGCTGAGCAGTGACGTCATCGAGCAGATCGAGGGCGTCCTCACGCGCTGA
- a CDS encoding dihydrofolate reductase family protein: MTRFRVFIATSLDGFIARLDGALNWLPGATPDGVPLPPGEDHGFGAFMAGVEVVVMGRGTFEAVRAFDPWPYAGRHLIVLSRTLGAADMPERLRAHVGIRAGPVETLAGELRRAGVGGVYVDGGQVIQAFLRAGLIDELIVTRVPVLLGQGRPLFGPLARDLWLEHVHTRAFPSGLVQSTYRPRP; the protein is encoded by the coding sequence ATGACCCGGTTCCGCGTGTTCATTGCCACCAGCCTGGACGGCTTCATTGCGCGGCTGGACGGCGCCCTGAACTGGCTGCCGGGCGCCACGCCGGATGGCGTGCCCCTGCCGCCCGGCGAAGATCACGGGTTCGGCGCGTTCATGGCGGGCGTGGAGGTGGTCGTGATGGGCCGCGGCACCTTCGAGGCGGTGCGGGCGTTCGATCCCTGGCCGTACGCCGGCCGGCACCTGATCGTGCTGAGCCGCACCCTGGGCGCGGCCGACATGCCCGAACGGCTGAGGGCGCACGTGGGGATCCGCGCCGGTCCGGTGGAGACCCTGGCGGGCGAGCTGCGGCGTGCGGGCGTGGGCGGCGTGTACGTGGATGGCGGGCAGGTGATTCAGGCGTTCCTGCGCGCCGGTCTGATAGATGAGCTGATCGTGACCCGGGTGCCGGTGCTGCTGGGGCAGGGCCGGCCTCTGTTCGGGCCGCTCGCACGGGACCTGTGGCTGGAGCATGTGCACACGCGGGCGTTCCCGTCGGGGCTGGTGCAGAGCACCTACCGTCCGCGCCCCTAG
- a CDS encoding FtsW/RodA/SpoVE family cell cycle protein: MKYDLRFPLLVTLLLVVGLMTVSTAALSPRVSEGIFTKQLLGVALAAAPIALLWWAGRDRIYRFAPHLFGLALLLQASTFVIGKEVNGQKNWIMLGPVQFQPLEITKLALILMLAVMLRSGFRGLPTYARALAVFAPAAALVVVQDFGGAMVLSVIFGVMLLAARIPWWHAVLAVLAVGVAVPTVLYPHLEPYQQKRLTIFLDPYKDPRGAGYQVIQSVIAVGSGGLEGKGYKQGSQSHNGFLPEAHTDFAVSTWLEEQGLVGGVILLLLYGGLLWGLAGMAAQSPRLQDQVLFAGVLGQIGFQVVENIGAALSVLPLTGITLPLISYGLSSLVSTLSTLAVAYVVYRDRYEGQI, encoded by the coding sequence TTGAAGTACGACCTGCGTTTTCCATTGCTGGTGACGCTGCTTCTCGTGGTGGGCCTCATGACGGTCAGCACCGCCGCCCTGTCCCCTCGCGTGTCCGAGGGAATCTTCACGAAGCAGCTGCTGGGCGTCGCGCTGGCCGCCGCGCCCATCGCGCTGCTGTGGTGGGCAGGCCGTGACCGGATCTACCGCTTCGCGCCGCACCTGTTCGGGCTGGCGCTGCTGCTGCAGGCCAGCACCTTCGTGATCGGCAAGGAGGTGAACGGGCAGAAGAACTGGATCATGCTCGGCCCGGTGCAGTTCCAGCCCCTGGAAATCACCAAGCTGGCCCTGATCCTGATGCTCGCCGTGATGCTGCGCAGCGGGTTCCGGGGGCTGCCCACCTACGCGCGCGCGCTGGCGGTGTTCGCGCCGGCCGCCGCGCTGGTCGTGGTTCAGGATTTCGGCGGCGCGATGGTGCTGAGCGTGATCTTCGGCGTCATGCTGCTGGCCGCCCGCATTCCCTGGTGGCACGCGGTCCTGGCGGTCCTGGCGGTCGGCGTGGCGGTGCCCACCGTGTTGTACCCGCACCTGGAACCGTACCAGCAGAAACGCCTCACCATCTTCCTCGACCCGTATAAAGACCCGCGCGGCGCCGGCTACCAGGTGATTCAGAGCGTCATTGCCGTCGGGTCCGGCGGACTGGAGGGCAAAGGGTACAAGCAGGGCAGCCAGTCGCACAACGGCTTCCTGCCCGAAGCGCACACGGATTTTGCGGTCTCCACGTGGCTGGAGGAACAGGGCCTGGTGGGCGGCGTGATCCTGCTGCTGCTGTACGGCGGGCTGCTGTGGGGCCTGGCGGGCATGGCTGCGCAGTCCCCCCGCCTGCAGGACCAGGTGCTGTTCGCCGGGGTGCTGGGGCAGATCGGGTTTCAGGTGGTCGAAAACATCGGCGCGGCCCTGAGCGTGCTGCCCCTGACCGGGATTACCCTGCCGCTGATCAGCTACGGGCTGAGCAGCCTGGTCAGTACGCTGAGCACGCTGGCCGTGGCGTACGTGGTGTACCGCGACCGTTACGAGGGCCAGATCTGA
- a CDS encoding metallophosphoesterase family protein: protein MRIAVLGDVHGNAFALEAVLADLRACAPDLTLNLGDTVWGAADPARAWALQLEHAPPTVRGNTDELVAGWHPDRFPEWQAWVTEQLPPDLPGTLGALPTTAQRAGGELLLAHGAPHTTWDALFAGPDGRSASPAELEARVQDFPAARVVLIGHTHQEQLRSVHGLTFVNVGAVSRQLQGDPAARWTLLERRAGQWNVTFRRVPYNVEAAAAWAAAHCPMGAQEAEHLRTGRPPG, encoded by the coding sequence ATGAGGATTGCGGTGCTCGGGGACGTGCATGGCAACGCCTTTGCACTCGAGGCCGTGCTGGCCGATCTTCGCGCCTGCGCGCCGGACCTGACACTGAACCTCGGTGACACCGTGTGGGGGGCGGCCGATCCGGCGCGCGCCTGGGCGCTGCAGCTGGAGCACGCGCCCCCCACGGTGCGCGGCAACACGGACGAACTGGTGGCGGGCTGGCACCCGGACCGCTTTCCGGAGTGGCAGGCCTGGGTGACCGAACAGCTGCCCCCGGACCTGCCGGGGACGCTGGGGGCGCTGCCCACCACCGCGCAGCGTGCCGGAGGCGAGCTGCTGCTCGCTCACGGCGCGCCGCACACCACCTGGGACGCCCTGTTCGCCGGGCCGGACGGCCGCAGCGCGTCGCCTGCGGAACTCGAGGCGCGCGTGCAGGACTTTCCGGCGGCGCGGGTGGTGCTGATCGGCCACACGCACCAGGAGCAGCTGCGCAGCGTCCACGGCCTGACGTTCGTGAATGTGGGCGCGGTGTCCCGGCAGCTGCAGGGTGACCCGGCTGCCCGCTGGACCCTGCTGGAGCGCCGCGCCGGGCAGTGGAACGTCACGTTCCGCCGCGTGCCGTACAACGTGGAGGCGGCGGCCGCCTGGGCGGCCGCGCACTGCCCCATGGGGGCGCAGGAAGCCGAGCACCTGCGTACCGGACGGCCGCCGGGCTGA
- the minE gene encoding cell division topological specificity factor MinE encodes MFSWMKRGRTKETLKDRLELVLAYDRAQIPPGKVDALRNDLLEVVKRYFPTGNSSVEIEQRGDMVVLMANIPLDEGPGPVGGARSR; translated from the coding sequence ATGTTCTCCTGGATGAAACGCGGACGCACCAAGGAAACGCTCAAGGACCGGCTGGAACTGGTGCTGGCCTACGACCGCGCGCAGATTCCGCCCGGGAAGGTGGACGCCCTGCGCAACGACCTGCTGGAGGTCGTCAAGCGCTACTTCCCCACCGGGAACAGCAGCGTGGAGATCGAGCAGCGCGGCGACATGGTGGTCCTGATGGCGAACATTCCCTTGGATGAGGGCCCGGGGCCGGTTGGCGGAGCCCGGAGCCGCTAA
- the minD gene encoding septum site-determining protein MinD: MNAKVIVVTSGKGGVGKTTTTANIGAALAKLGEKVAVIDVDVGLRNLDVVMGLESRVVFDLVDVLEGKCRMSQALIRDKRVENLFLLPASQTRDKDALDPEVFKGVVRDLVENEGFDRILIDSPAGIESGFRTAAAPAQGALVVVNPEVSSVRDADRIIGLLEAQQVNEIRLVINRLRPKMVASGNMLSEADILDILGVKPIGIVPEDEGIIVSTNVGEPAVLGKTKAGEAFMATARRLRGEDIPYPKFEEDRGFLAALRRLFGGA; this comes from the coding sequence ATGAATGCCAAGGTCATCGTCGTCACGTCCGGGAAGGGAGGCGTGGGTAAAACCACAACCACCGCCAACATTGGTGCGGCACTCGCGAAACTGGGTGAGAAGGTTGCCGTGATTGACGTGGACGTGGGCCTGCGCAACCTCGACGTGGTGATGGGCCTCGAATCCCGCGTGGTGTTCGACCTCGTGGACGTCCTGGAAGGCAAATGCCGCATGAGCCAGGCGCTGATCCGCGACAAGCGCGTGGAGAACCTGTTTCTGCTGCCCGCCAGCCAGACCCGCGACAAGGACGCCCTGGACCCCGAAGTGTTCAAGGGTGTCGTGCGGGACCTCGTGGAGAACGAGGGCTTCGACCGGATCCTGATTGACTCACCCGCCGGCATCGAGTCAGGCTTCAGGACGGCCGCCGCGCCCGCGCAGGGCGCGCTGGTGGTCGTGAACCCCGAGGTGTCCAGCGTCCGTGACGCCGACCGCATCATCGGGCTGCTCGAAGCGCAGCAGGTCAATGAGATCCGGCTGGTCATCAACCGCCTGCGGCCCAAGATGGTGGCCAGTGGCAACATGCTCAGCGAGGCGGACATCCTCGACATCCTGGGCGTGAAACCTATCGGTATCGTGCCGGAGGACGAGGGCATCATCGTCTCCACCAACGTGGGCGAACCGGCGGTGCTGGGCAAGACCAAGGCCGGCGAGGCGTTCATGGCGACCGCCCGCCGCCTGCGCGGCGAGGACATCCCGTACCCGAAGTTCGAGGAGGACCGGGGTTTCCTGGCGGCGCTGCGCCGGCTGTTCGGGGGGGCGTGA
- a CDS encoding alpha/beta fold hydrolase — translation MKKLPFALLALTTTLAACTRTPAPAPAPDALKSFTEQQLTWAACDPTILGGDETKLFDTLGARLTCADMQVPLNWASPTAGKVSVSLIRYAASDTKKRQGAIFFNPGGPGGDGLAFAPLYGYFWENNLTDTPAKAGLKAMTEQFDLIGFSPRGVGASSRLNCGTNELINPVNPPATDRSEKNVQAMIRQGKLIALACQKNPITPFINTDATARDMNLARQLMGDQKLNYIGYSYGTWLGSWYAKLFPQHTGRMLLDGNTSWNAPFEETFRYQPLGFERDFRDSAAPYLARQNAYFGLGDTGAKVYAAQNALNPELRYITSNYIAQFMYTRDNLPLIGLVLKPAVVASALITAHPGASTGELMALAAQETYLPDKESNATAAQIAQMFLAFRDELLNAAPAPAELNASGSVFTAVTCNDTVWNQDLNAVRAADELEAKTYPLIGGSSVANACRQWKGGPSVKQPALPANMPPVLMLQNELDPATPQEGALKALNSTPSARMIFIDDEPQHAAFPYGTECVDTPITEYFLTGKLPQAKMNTCSALPLPGEQAVVPVKTLKVQSGALCFARPDLSSLSLREQRLTYARSEMRRILTDNARALFGGSQTVNAALNAQLTVRDCQ, via the coding sequence ATGAAAAAGCTGCCGTTTGCCCTGCTGGCCCTGACCACCACGCTGGCTGCCTGCACCCGCACGCCTGCCCCCGCCCCCGCCCCTGACGCCCTGAAGTCCTTTACCGAGCAGCAGCTGACCTGGGCGGCCTGCGATCCCACCATCCTCGGCGGGGATGAAACGAAACTCTTTGACACCCTGGGCGCGCGCCTGACCTGCGCGGATATGCAGGTGCCCCTGAACTGGGCCAGTCCCACTGCCGGGAAAGTCAGCGTGTCCCTGATCCGCTACGCCGCCTCCGACACCAAGAAGCGTCAGGGCGCCATCTTCTTCAACCCTGGTGGGCCTGGCGGCGACGGCCTGGCCTTCGCGCCCCTGTACGGGTACTTCTGGGAGAACAACCTGACCGACACGCCCGCCAAGGCCGGCCTGAAAGCCATGACCGAACAGTTCGACCTGATCGGCTTCTCCCCCCGTGGCGTCGGCGCGAGCAGCCGCCTGAACTGCGGCACGAACGAACTGATCAACCCGGTTAACCCGCCCGCCACCGACCGCAGCGAGAAGAATGTGCAGGCCATGATCCGCCAGGGCAAACTGATTGCGCTCGCCTGCCAGAAAAACCCCATCACGCCGTTTATCAACACGGACGCCACCGCCCGCGACATGAACCTCGCCCGGCAGCTGATGGGCGACCAGAAACTGAATTACATCGGGTACTCGTACGGCACGTGGCTGGGGTCCTGGTACGCCAAGCTGTTCCCGCAGCACACCGGCCGCATGCTGCTGGACGGCAACACCTCCTGGAACGCACCGTTCGAGGAGACCTTCAGGTACCAGCCGCTGGGCTTCGAACGGGACTTCCGTGATTCCGCCGCGCCGTACCTGGCCCGCCAGAACGCCTACTTCGGCCTGGGCGACACCGGCGCGAAAGTGTACGCTGCGCAGAACGCGCTGAATCCCGAGCTGCGCTACATCACCAGCAACTACATCGCGCAGTTCATGTACACCCGTGACAACCTGCCGCTGATCGGCCTGGTCCTGAAACCGGCCGTGGTTGCGAGCGCCCTGATCACGGCCCATCCCGGCGCCAGCACCGGGGAGCTCATGGCGCTGGCCGCGCAGGAAACGTACCTGCCGGATAAGGAGAGTAACGCCACCGCCGCGCAGATCGCGCAGATGTTCCTGGCGTTCCGCGACGAGCTGCTCAACGCGGCCCCCGCGCCCGCCGAACTCAACGCGTCCGGCTCGGTGTTCACGGCCGTGACCTGCAACGACACCGTCTGGAACCAGGACCTGAACGCCGTGCGCGCCGCTGACGAACTCGAAGCGAAAACCTACCCGCTGATCGGGGGCAGCTCGGTCGCGAATGCCTGCCGGCAGTGGAAGGGGGGCCCCAGCGTGAAACAGCCTGCGCTGCCCGCCAACATGCCGCCCGTGCTGATGCTGCAGAATGAACTTGACCCTGCCACGCCGCAGGAAGGCGCCCTGAAGGCCCTGAACAGCACGCCCAGCGCCAGGATGATCTTCATTGACGACGAACCGCAGCACGCCGCGTTCCCCTACGGCACTGAGTGCGTGGACACGCCCATCACCGAGTACTTCCTGACCGGGAAACTGCCGCAGGCGAAGATGAACACCTGCTCCGCGCTGCCCCTGCCCGGCGAGCAGGCGGTCGTGCCGGTCAAGACGCTGAAGGTGCAGAGCGGCGCGCTGTGCTTCGCCCGCCCGGACCTCAGCAGCCTGTCCCTGCGCGAGCAGCGCCTCACGTACGCCCGCAGTGAGATGCGCCGCATCCTGACCGACAACGCCCGGGCGCTGTTCGGCGGCAGCCAGACCGTGAACGCCGCCCTGAATGCCCAGCTGACCGTGCGCGACTGCCAGTGA
- the rimO gene encoding 30S ribosomal protein S12 methylthiotransferase RimO codes for MTEAVKPATAGARKVGFISLGCPKALVDSERILTQLRIEGYEVAPSYEDADAVIVNTCGFITPAVEESLSAIGEALDATGKVIVTGCLGERPDKIMERHPKVAAITGSEAVDAVMGHVRELLPIETDAFTGLLPVAAPGMRPGLEGARADLLAPSVKLTPRHYAYVKIAEGCNHTCSFCIIPKLRGLQVSRDAGAVLYEAYRLIAGGTKELMIISQDTSAYGVDVRYRESEFQGGQVRAHLTDLAVKLGEMGAWVRMHYVYPYPHVEKLVELMAAGRILPYLDVPLQHASPTVLKRMRRPGAGRQLDTIRRWREICPDLVIRSTFIVGFPGETEEEFQELLTFLEDARLDRVGAFAYSDVDEADANRLDGAVPEAVKEARLARFMAVAQRISAEKLAEKVGRVMDVIIDEFNDDEDDLAGTKLIGRTKGDAPGIDGQVYVFAGDFAGQVKIGDIVRVRIEDSDEYDLYGEVVERPEWRPNVPQLGHFGKH; via the coding sequence ATGACGGAAGCAGTGAAGCCCGCCACGGCGGGCGCGAGAAAGGTGGGATTCATCAGCCTGGGGTGCCCGAAGGCGCTGGTGGACAGCGAGCGGATCCTGACCCAGCTGAGGATCGAAGGGTACGAGGTCGCGCCAAGTTACGAGGATGCCGACGCAGTCATCGTGAACACCTGCGGGTTCATTACGCCCGCCGTGGAGGAGAGCCTCAGCGCGATCGGAGAAGCGCTGGACGCCACCGGGAAGGTCATCGTGACCGGGTGCCTGGGCGAGCGGCCGGACAAGATCATGGAGCGGCACCCGAAGGTCGCGGCCATCACCGGCAGCGAAGCAGTGGACGCCGTGATGGGGCACGTGCGGGAGCTGCTGCCCATCGAGACGGACGCGTTCACGGGGCTGCTGCCGGTCGCGGCGCCCGGCATGCGGCCGGGGCTGGAAGGCGCACGGGCGGACCTGCTGGCGCCCAGCGTGAAACTCACGCCGCGGCACTACGCGTACGTGAAGATCGCCGAGGGCTGCAACCACACCTGCTCGTTCTGCATCATCCCGAAGCTCCGCGGCCTGCAGGTGTCACGTGACGCGGGGGCCGTGCTGTACGAGGCGTACCGGCTGATTGCCGGCGGCACAAAAGAACTGATGATCATCTCGCAGGACACCAGTGCGTACGGCGTGGACGTCCGCTACCGCGAGAGTGAATTCCAGGGCGGGCAGGTGCGCGCCCACCTGACCGACCTCGCCGTGAAGCTCGGCGAGATGGGCGCGTGGGTGCGCATGCATTACGTGTACCCGTACCCCCACGTGGAGAAGCTGGTGGAGCTCATGGCGGCCGGCAGGATCCTGCCGTACCTGGACGTTCCTCTGCAGCACGCCAGCCCCACGGTCCTGAAACGCATGCGGCGCCCCGGGGCCGGCCGGCAGCTGGACACCATCCGCCGCTGGCGGGAGATCTGCCCGGACCTGGTGATCCGCTCGACGTTCATCGTGGGCTTTCCCGGCGAGACCGAGGAGGAGTTCCAGGAGCTGCTGACCTTCCTGGAAGACGCACGTCTGGACCGCGTGGGGGCTTTCGCGTACAGCGACGTGGACGAGGCCGACGCCAACCGTCTGGACGGCGCGGTGCCCGAGGCGGTGAAGGAGGCGCGCCTGGCGCGGTTCATGGCGGTCGCGCAGCGCATCAGCGCTGAGAAGCTGGCCGAGAAGGTCGGCCGCGTGATGGACGTGATCATCGACGAGTTCAACGACGATGAGGACGATCTCGCAGGCACGAAGCTGATCGGCCGCACGAAGGGCGACGCGCCGGGCATCGACGGGCAGGTGTACGTGTTTGCCGGGGACTTCGCCGGACAGGTGAAGATTGGGGACATCGTGCGGGTGCGGATCGAGGACAGTGACGAGTACGACCTGTACGGCGAAGTCGTGGAGCGGCCCGAGTGGCGGCCGAACGTACCGCAGCTGGGGCACTTCGGGAAGCACTGA